A section of the Neisseria dumasiana genome encodes:
- the rlmB gene encoding 23S rRNA (guanosine(2251)-2'-O)-methyltransferase RlmB, giving the protein MANQRLIYGFHAVNARLWQNPKSITELYVQEGKHDARTRDVLEKAAAENVRVHFAAAERLNTISKGARHQGVVGFIDASKNHVHLEDVLENLREPALLLVLDGITDPHNLGACLRTADAMGVHAVIAPKDKSAGLNATVSKVACGAAETVPYITVTNLARTLRELKEYGIWVVGTDMGGEADLYHAQLPESIAWVMGNEGEGMRRLTREHCDMLVSVPMFGTVESMNVSVTAGMVLSETRRQRVLSAEK; this is encoded by the coding sequence ATGGCAAACCAACGACTTATCTACGGCTTTCACGCCGTTAACGCCCGCTTGTGGCAAAACCCGAAAAGTATTACCGAGCTGTATGTCCAAGAAGGCAAACACGATGCCCGCACCCGCGACGTGCTGGAAAAAGCCGCCGCCGAAAACGTGCGCGTGCATTTCGCCGCCGCCGAACGCTTAAACACCATCAGCAAAGGCGCGCGCCATCAAGGGGTAGTCGGCTTTATCGACGCATCCAAAAACCACGTCCACCTCGAAGACGTGTTGGAAAACCTGCGCGAACCGGCACTATTGCTGGTGCTCGACGGCATCACCGACCCGCACAACCTCGGCGCATGTCTGCGTACCGCCGACGCAATGGGCGTTCACGCCGTGATTGCGCCGAAAGACAAAAGCGCGGGGCTGAACGCCACCGTGAGCAAAGTGGCCTGCGGCGCGGCCGAAACCGTGCCCTACATCACCGTAACCAACCTCGCCCGCACCCTGCGCGAATTGAAAGAATACGGCATCTGGGTAGTCGGCACCGACATGGGCGGCGAGGCCGATCTGTATCACGCCCAGCTGCCCGAAAGCATCGCATGGGTGATGGGCAACGAAGGCGAAGGCATGCGCCGCCTCACCCGCGAACATTGCGACATGCTCGTTTCCGTGCCCATGTTCGGCACGGTGGAAAGCATGAACGTATCGGTAACGGCGGGCATGGTATTGAGCGAGACCCGCCGCCAACGGGTGTTGAGCGCCGAGAAATAA
- a CDS encoding uracil-DNA glycosylase family protein — protein sequence MPKLTAAAAMNPTVETHPLAPFAPANATLLMLGSFPPPRARWKMDFYYPNFQNDMWRIFGLVFFGDKDYFVEPGGKAFKEALIRSFLTERGIAVGDTAHQVIRLQGNASDKFLQIVKPVDLAALLNIMPKCTTVMTTGELATDTLLSLMPSETAKPAIGRYSETEFAGRPLRLYRLPSSSRAYPLPLAEKAAAYGAFFREIGLANP from the coding sequence ATGCCCAAACTGACTGCGGCAGCCGCCATGAACCCGACCGTTGAAACCCACCCGCTCGCCCCGTTCGCGCCCGCAAACGCCACCCTGCTGATGCTCGGTTCGTTTCCGCCGCCGCGCGCCCGCTGGAAAATGGATTTTTACTACCCCAATTTTCAAAACGACATGTGGCGGATTTTCGGCTTGGTGTTTTTCGGCGACAAAGATTATTTTGTCGAACCCGGCGGCAAAGCCTTTAAAGAAGCGCTTATCCGCAGCTTTCTCACCGAACGCGGCATCGCCGTCGGCGATACGGCGCATCAGGTTATCCGTTTGCAGGGCAACGCTTCCGACAAGTTTTTGCAGATTGTGAAGCCGGTGGATTTGGCCGCGCTGCTCAATATCATGCCCAAGTGCACAACCGTGATGACCACGGGCGAACTGGCTACCGACACCCTGCTCTCGCTGATGCCGTCTGAAACCGCCAAACCCGCCATCGGCCGGTATTCCGAAACCGAATTTGCCGGCAGGCCGCTGCGCCTGTACCGCCTGCCGTCGTCATCGCGCGCCTATCCTTTGCCGCTGGCGGAAAAAGCCGCAGCCTACGGTGCGTTTTTCCGCGAAATCGGCTTGGCAAACCCATAA
- a CDS encoding riboflavin synthase subunit alpha — translation MFTGIVQGMGRIVAKDAPSADFCTYTVELPEDMAHNLQIGASVANNGCCLTITRINGRQVDFDLMAETLSKTNLGALETGSPVNLERAARFGDEIGGHVMSGHIIAVTPITRIEESEHNRTIWFALPPELKPYILTKGFVGLDGCSLTIGSVTDTEFNVHLIPETLQRTLFGTRQAGDLVNIEIDPQTQAVVDTVARIMSAQQS, via the coding sequence ATGTTCACAGGCATCGTACAAGGCATGGGGCGCATTGTCGCCAAAGATGCGCCTTCCGCCGACTTTTGCACCTACACGGTCGAGCTGCCCGAAGACATGGCACACAACCTGCAAATCGGCGCATCGGTAGCCAATAACGGCTGCTGCCTTACCATTACCCGCATCAACGGCCGCCAAGTCGATTTCGACCTGATGGCGGAAACCTTGTCCAAAACCAACCTCGGCGCATTGGAAACCGGCAGCCCGGTCAACCTCGAGCGCGCCGCCCGCTTCGGCGACGAAATCGGCGGCCATGTGATGAGCGGCCACATTATCGCCGTTACCCCGATTACCCGCATCGAAGAGAGCGAACACAACCGCACCATATGGTTTGCCCTGCCGCCCGAGCTGAAACCTTATATCCTGACCAAAGGTTTTGTGGGGCTGGACGGTTGCAGCCTTACCATCGGCAGCGTAACCGACACCGAATTCAACGTGCATCTGATTCCCGAAACCCTGCAACGCACATTGTTCGGCACGCGCCAAGCGGGCGACCTTGTGAATATAGAAATCGACCCGCAAACCCAAGCCGTGGTTGATACCGTTGCACGGATTATGTCGGCGCAGCAAAGCTGA